From the genome of Spinacia oleracea cultivar Varoflay chromosome 2, BTI_SOV_V1, whole genome shotgun sequence, one region includes:
- the LOC110786756 gene encoding NAC domain-containing protein 30, with protein MNHSELCVPPGFRFHPTEEELVGYYLKGKVNSLKFDRDVIIEIDLYRMEPWDIQDKCKLGYDERNEWYFFSHKDRKYPTGSRTNRATAAGFWKATGRDKAVLSKNNVIGMRKTLVFYNGRAPNGRKTDWIMHEYRLQTSEHAPTQEEGWVVCRAFKKPSPSHKQGFEAWNHHHNNYYYMRNNNHNNYNNNNNNNNNINYDRFMNSPSIPDTSSPNTDPSDSLNQCQETNFNNNPQQSILQMPNYSNFDQEFISSNNSLNLIENQLMIDLPRLDSPSESYHHHQQQSNNNNNNNNNNNNNNNNNNNNNNKKWDVLDNLVGNSSSFSNNDLPNMHLVVPHDYELDLQVQNQLGSFLECFPNL; from the exons ATGAATCAtagcgaattatgtgttccACCTGGATTTAGATTTCATCCCACAGAAGAAGAATTAGTGGGGTACTATCTCAAGGGAAAAGTCAACTCCCTCAAATTTGATCGAGATGTCATAATTGAAATTGATCTTTATAGGATGGAACCTTGGGACATCCAAG ATAAATGCAAGTTGGGATACGATGAACGTAACGAATGGTACTTCTTTAGCCACAAAGACAGGAAATACCCTACCGGATCTCGGACAAACCGGGCCACGGCGGCCGGATTCTGGAAGGCGACGGGGAGAGATAAGGCGGTGTTATCAAAGAATAACGTTATCGGGATGAGAAAGACCCTTGTCTTCTATAATGGCCGTGCCCCTAACGGCCGGAAAACTGATTGGATCATGCATGAATATCGTCTCCAAACTTCCGAGCATGCTCCTACTCAG GAAGAGGGATGGGTGGTATGCAGAGCATTCAAGAAACCAAGTCCAAGCCACAAACAAGGATTTGAAGCATGGAATCATCATCATAACAACTACTATTACATGAGAAACAACAACCACAAcaactacaacaacaacaacaacaacaacaacaacatcaactaTGACAGATTCATGAACTCTCCCTCAATTCCAGACACATCGAGTCCTAATACAGATCCATCTGATTCATTAAATCAATGCCAAGAAACAAACTTCAACAATAATCCTCAACAATCTATACTACAAATGCCAAATTACAGCAACTTTGATCAGGAATTCATCTCTTCTAACAACAGCCTTAATCTGATCGAAAACCAGTTGATGATCGATCTCCCTCGATTAGACAGTCCGTCTGAATCATATCATCATCACCAGCAACAgagtaacaacaacaacaacaacaacaacaacaacaacaacaacaacaacaacaacaacaacaacaacaacaagaagtGGGATGTTTTGGATAATTTGGTTGGAAATTCATCATCATTTTCTAATAATGATCTACCAAACATGCACTTAGTAGTACCTCATGATTATGAACTAGATCTACAAGTTCAGAATCAACTTGGTAGCTTTTTGGAATGCTTTCCAAACTTATAG
- the LOC110790472 gene encoding uncharacterized protein — MPSAQLLAAAAKLTEDSGEFVGPPPPALIREAESSSEAERFEEVTRIMAGKSDSPYDIVGVNYKMPADNIKKRYWKLSLMVHPDKCPHPQAHQAFIKLNKAFKDLQDPDKKKALDDKIKKKEEDEEMKAELKSMLEAAQWRRLQGLAMEGDDVLLAELDVKAPPKRDEWMTTLPPERKPGGMPMHSTSFSRIAKEGRGDTWAWTDNPSDRAQKAKMKYCL, encoded by the exons ATGCCATCTGCTCAGTTGCTTGCTGCAGCAGCCAAACTGACAGAAGACAGTGGAGAATTCGTTGGGCCACCACCTCCTGCTCTTATCAGGGAGGCTGAATCATCTAGCGAGGCCGAGCGCTTCGAAGAG GTTACTAGAATAATGGCAGGGAAGTCAGATAGTCCTTATGATATTGTGGGAGTTAACTACAAGATGCCTGCTGACAATATAAAGAAGAG GTATTGGAAACTGTCACTTATGGTGCATCCAGACAAATGCCCTCATCCACAAGCTCACCAAGCATTCATTAAACTGAACAAGGCTTTTAAGGATCTGCAAGATCCAGATAAG AAAAAAGCGTTGGAtgataaaattaagaaaaaagaagaggACGAAGAAATGAAG GCGGAATTGAAGTCAATGCTGGAAGCTGCACAATGGAGGCGGTTACAAG GTTTGGCTATGGAAGGAGATGATGTGTTGCTAGCAGAGTTAGATGTGAAAGCTCCGCCAAAACGAGATGAATGGATGACAACCTTACCTCCTGAAAGAAAG CCTGGTGGTATGCCTATGCACTCTACAAGTTTCAGTAGAATTGCTAAAGAAGGGCGGGGCGATACTTGGGCTTGGACGGACAACCCATCTGACCGGGCTCAGAAGGCAAAGATGAAGTATTGTTTATAG
- the LOC110790567 gene encoding uncharacterized membrane protein At4g09580 yields MVAPRVLIGGGDEGKLRDEESAKMEDSPSSKRNRLEGRFPLTRWELAVAMAVFFVFAIGLFFIFMKMPAAEYGKIKVPRSIADLRLLKDNLAIYASDHPAQFVLGYCSVYIFMQTFMIPGTIFMSLLAGALFGVSRGLLLVVFNSTAGASCCYFLSKLIGRPIVNWLWPEKLRFFQGEIAKRREKLMNYMLFLRVTPTLPNLFINLASPIVDIPFHVFFLATVVGLIPASFITVRAGLALGELKSVKDLYDFKTLAVLFLIGSVIIFPAIMKRKRTYE; encoded by the exons ATGGTGGCGCCGAGGGTTTTGATTGGAGGAGGAGATGAAGGGAAATTGCGAGACGAAGAAAGCGCGAAGATGGAGGATTCTCCGTCGAGCAAGAGGAATAGATTAGAAGGGAGGTTTCCATTGACGAGGTGGGAGCTAGCTGTTGCTATGGCGGTGTTCTTCGTCTTCGCCATTGGTCTTTTCTTCATTTTCATGAAAATGCCAGCTGCTGAATATGGCAAGATTAAGGTTCCCCGCTCCATTGCTGATCTTCGATTGCTCAA AGACAATCTTGCAATATACGCCAGTGACCATCCAGCACAATTCGTTCTTGGTTACTGCTCAGTATATATCTTCATGCAGACATTCATGATTCCTGGAACAATATTTATGTCCTTGCTGGCTGGTGCCCTCTTTGGTGTTTCTAGAGGCCTTCTGCTGGTTGTGTTTAATTCGACTGCTGGAGCATCATGCTGCTATTTTCTGTCTAAGTTGATTGGGAGGCCCATAGTTAACTGGTTGTGGCCtgaaaagttgagatttttccaAGGAGAG ATAGCAAAGCGTAGGGAGAAGTTGATGAATTACATGCTTTTCTTGAGGGTGACCCCAACCCTGCCCAATCTTTTTATCAACTTGGCGTCTCCTATAGTGGATATACCATTTCATGTCTTCTTTCTAGCTACAGTTGTTGGTCTTATTCCAGCCTCGTTTATTACTGTGAGG GCGGGCCTTGCGCTTGGAGAACTGAAGTCTGTAAAAGATTTATATGATTTCAAAACACTGGCCGTGCTTTTTCTGATTGGTTCTGTCATAATCTTTCCTGCTATTATGAAGAGGAAGCGAACCTATGAATGA
- the LOC110787575 gene encoding cytochrome P450 83B1 produces the protein MTKQQIREIKLNKTKMLLFILFIASISLIFLYLKTRKPGPFRPPPGPEGLPIIGNLHQFDSLNPHLYFTNLSKIYGPIFSFRLGNRSIVVVQSAKTAKEVLHTQDKNFCNRLMLSGGKRLSYNGLDVVFSSYGEYYREIKKIFVVHLLSSKRVQSFAPIREEEVSRIIQRISCISSENKVVNLSELLVNYASSSICRIAFGKRYEGEKGSRSRFHDLLIEAQAMFAGFFFRDYFPYIGWIDKLNGKYSKLEKTFKKLEEFYEEIIDEHLDIKRPKSEQEDMVDILLHLKKQRSFSFELTMDHIKAMLMDIIIAGTDTSTAMVVWAMTELIKNPNAMEKVQEEIRNTVRGKGYIEESDLLDLKYFNAVVKETFRLHPATPLLVPRETLQNTTIEGYDIQSTTIVYVNLWAISRDPETWKDPDLFIPERFLESSVNFLGQDFELIPFGAGRRICPGLQLGVASLELVLANFLYHFDWGLPNGLKGEDIDTDVQLGVVMHKKNPLCLVANKYL, from the exons ATGACCAAACAACAAATTAGAGAAATAAAATTAAACAAGACAAAAATGCTACTCTTCATCCTCTTCATTGCATCAATTTCTCTCATTTTTCTTTACCTAAAAACCCGAAAACCCGGCCCATTTCGCCCTCCGCCGGGACCTGAAGGACTTCCTATAATTGGAAACCTTCACCAATTTGACTCTCTAAATCCTCATCTATATTTCACCAATCTATCAAAAATCTATGGCCCTATTTTTAGTTTTCGACTAGGGAATCGATCGATAGTTGTGGTTCAATCGGCTAAGACGGCCAAAGAGGTCTTGCACACACAAGATAAGAACTTCTGTAACAGGTTAATGTTATCGGGTGGGAAAAGGTTAAGTTACAATGGTTTAGACGTTGTTTTTTCGTCATATGGTGAATATTATAGAGAGATTAAGAAGATATTTGTTGTTCATTTATTAAGTTCTAAGAGAGTGCAATCTTTTGCCCCGATTCGAGAAGAAGAAGTATCAAGGATTATTCAAAggatttcatgtatttcttctgAGAATAAAGTTGTTAATTTGAGTGAATTGTTGGTGAATTATGCTAGTTCAAGTATATGCAGGATCGCTTTTGGGAAGAG gtaCGAGGGTGAAAAAGGGTCAAGGAGTAGATTTCACGACCTTCTAATAGAAGCTCAAGCCATGTTCGCAGGCTTCTTCTTTAGGGATTACTTCCCTTATATAGGATGGATTGATAAGCTAAATGGAAAGTATTCCAAACTAGAAAAGACGTTCAAGAAATTGGAAGAGTTTTATGAAGAAATTATTGATGAACATCTTGACATAAAGAGGCCTAAATCCGAACAAGAAGACATGGTTGACATCCTTCTTCATCTTAAGAAACAACGTTCCTTTTCATTTGAGCTTACAATGGACCACATTAAGGCAATGTTAATG gaTATCATAATAGCAGGAACAGATACAAGTACAGCTATGGTAGTTTGGGCAATGACCGAGTTAATAAAAAACCCTAATGCAATGGAGAAAGTACAAGAAGAGATCAGAAATACAGTTCGGGGCAAAGGTTATATAGAAGAATCCGATCTCTTAGATCTAAAATACTTCAATGCAGTTGTGAAAGAAACATTTAGATTACATCCAGCAACTCCATTACTAGTACCAAGGGAAACACTACAAAATACAACAATAGAAGGATATGATATTCAATCAACAACTATAGTATACGTCAACTTATGGGCTATTAGTAGAGATCCTGAAACTTGGAAGGATCCGGATTTATTCATACCCGAGAGGTTTTTGGAAAGTTCGGTTAATTTCTTAGGGCAAGATTTTGAGCTTATTCCTTTCGGGGCTGGAAGAAGGATATGTCCTGGATTACAACTTGGTGTTGCTAGTTTGGAGCTTGTTCTTGCCAATTTCTTATACCATTTTGATTGGGGGTTGCCTAATGGTTTAAAAGGGGAAGATATTGACACCGATGTGCAACTTGGTGTTGTTATGCATAAGAAAAATCCACTTTGCCTTGTTGCAAATAAATATTTGTaa